From Butyricimonas paravirosa, one genomic window encodes:
- the rpsA gene encoding 30S ribosomal protein S1, which produces MQVELAQEETKKVAPVATTSAEADENFDWEAYANDDVIPASEKEELANRYAETLSSVVEKEVVEGTVISMNKREVVVNIGYKSDGIISLNEFRYDPELKVGDKVEVYVETQEDKKGQLTLSHKKARALRSWDRVNAALENDEIIKGYVKCRTKGGMIVDVFGIEAFLPGSQIDVKPIRDYDIYVGKTMEFKVVKINQEFKNVVVSHKALIEAELEQQKKDIISKLEKGQVLEGTVKNITSYGVFIDLGGVDGLIHITDLSWGRVNHPNEIVELDQKLNVVILDFDDEKKRIALGLKQLTPHPWDALSADLKVGDRVKGKVVVMADYGAFVEIAPGVEGLIHVSEMSWSQHLRSAQDFMKVGDEVEAVVLTLDRDERKMSLGIKQLKNDPWQNIEEKYAVGTKHKAIVRNFTNFGVFVEIEEGVDGLIHISDLSWTKKVKHPAEFTQIGAEIDVVVLEIDKDNRRLSLGHKQLEENPWDVFETIFTVDSIHEGTITEIFDKGAVIALPYGVEGFATPRHLVKEDGTQAKVDEKLPFKVIEFNKGAKRIILSHSRIFEDEQKAADNAKKKDEASATKKAVKKVKEKLEKTTLGDITELAALKDQMEAKEEEEKNN; this is translated from the coding sequence ATGCAAGTAGAACTTGCACAAGAAGAAACCAAGAAAGTTGCTCCCGTGGCAACAACAAGCGCTGAGGCTGACGAGAATTTTGACTGGGAAGCTTATGCAAATGATGATGTAATCCCCGCATCTGAAAAAGAAGAATTGGCAAACAGGTACGCCGAGACTCTTTCATCTGTAGTAGAGAAAGAAGTTGTTGAAGGTACTGTTATCTCAATGAACAAGAGAGAAGTCGTTGTAAACATCGGTTACAAGTCAGACGGTATCATTTCATTGAACGAATTCCGTTACGATCCGGAATTAAAAGTGGGAGATAAAGTAGAAGTTTACGTTGAGACTCAAGAAGACAAGAAAGGTCAATTGACTCTTTCTCACAAAAAAGCAAGAGCTTTACGTAGCTGGGATCGTGTTAATGCGGCGTTGGAGAACGACGAAATTATCAAGGGTTACGTTAAATGTCGCACGAAGGGTGGTATGATCGTTGATGTATTCGGTATCGAGGCATTCTTACCGGGTTCTCAAATCGATGTTAAGCCGATTCGTGATTATGATATCTATGTTGGTAAAACCATGGAATTCAAAGTGGTTAAGATCAACCAAGAATTCAAAAACGTTGTTGTATCTCATAAAGCTCTTATCGAGGCTGAATTGGAACAACAGAAGAAAGATATCATCTCTAAATTGGAAAAAGGACAGGTACTTGAAGGTACTGTTAAAAATATCACCTCTTACGGAGTATTCATTGACTTGGGTGGCGTAGACGGATTGATTCACATCACTGACCTTTCTTGGGGTCGCGTAAATCATCCGAACGAAATCGTTGAGTTGGATCAGAAGTTGAACGTTGTTATTCTTGACTTCGATGACGAGAAAAAACGTATCGCTCTTGGTTTGAAACAATTGACTCCGCACCCATGGGATGCTTTGAGTGCAGACTTGAAAGTGGGTGACCGCGTGAAAGGTAAAGTAGTGGTTATGGCTGATTACGGTGCTTTCGTTGAGATCGCTCCGGGTGTAGAAGGCTTGATCCACGTATCTGAAATGTCATGGTCTCAACACTTGCGTTCAGCCCAGGACTTCATGAAAGTGGGAGACGAAGTAGAGGCTGTTGTTCTTACCTTGGATCGTGACGAAAGAAAAATGTCTTTGGGTATCAAACAATTGAAAAACGACCCGTGGCAAAATATCGAAGAGAAATATGCTGTTGGCACGAAACACAAAGCTATCGTGCGTAACTTCACGAACTTCGGTGTATTCGTAGAGATTGAAGAAGGAGTTGACGGATTGATCCACATCTCTGACTTGTCTTGGACGAAGAAAGTAAAACACCCGGCAGAATTCACTCAAATTGGTGCTGAGATTGATGTTGTAGTTCTTGAAATCGACAAGGACAACAGAAGATTGAGCTTAGGTCACAAACAATTGGAAGAGAATCCGTGGGATGTATTCGAAACGATCTTCACCGTTGATTCTATCCACGAAGGAACGATTACTGAAATCTTCGACAAGGGTGCTGTTATTGCGTTACCTTACGGTGTAGAAGGATTTGCTACTCCTCGCCACTTGGTAAAAGAAGACGGAACTCAGGCTAAGGTTGACGAGAAATTACCGTTCAAGGTGATCGAGTTCAACAAGGGTGCCAAGAGAATTATTCTTTCTCACTCTCGTATTTTCGAAGACGAGCAAAAGGCTGCCGATAATGCCAAGAAGAAAGATGAGGCTAGCGCTACTAAAAAAGCAGTGAAGAAAGTAAAAGAGAAACTGGAAAAAACAACGTTAGGTGACATCACCGAGTTGGCTGCTTTGAAAGACCAAATGGAA
- a CDS encoding DUF5723 family protein — translation MKKSFTFLKVSCVAALLSIMGISEGLAQGLRTSYFMDNVPARLKMNPALQPARGYFNIPAIGAIGLSASSNKLSIDDFIDIIENENDFLNSDKFISRLDNKNTMNIDLTVDIISFGFYSGKGFWTVNLGARSIISASIPKSMFEFARYANIDPDLDDRLNLDYDIRDMELHADIFTEIGLGYSRPVTKDLTVGGRVKVLVGLGNLDAKIDQITAKINTEDILSYQSWKVKTKGRLETSMKGLEFGYNSDGGYIDDIDFDSPGVSGYGFGIDLGASYNFLGCINVSAAILDLGFISWTKSSTTIATTDSEHDYGDFTNFDPDNYETYEAGDVFDFDLIQFQTEEKTKSRSTSLRSTLNLGAEYTLLNNKLGFGLLSSTQFTQPKAYSELTLSANYRPRNWFGATLSYSFLHSDFETLGIGLKLGPVFIGSDYLMTKSAGDANRVNAYLGVSVPLGKKRLDYRR, via the coding sequence ATGAAAAAAAGTTTTACCTTTTTGAAAGTTAGCTGTGTGGCTGCACTCTTGTCTATTATGGGGATTTCTGAGGGCCTTGCACAAGGACTTAGGACTTCCTATTTCATGGACAACGTTCCGGCCAGACTTAAAATGAACCCTGCCTTGCAACCCGCCAGAGGATATTTTAATATCCCGGCTATCGGTGCCATCGGATTATCTGCTTCTTCCAACAAATTGAGTATCGATGATTTTATCGACATTATCGAAAACGAGAATGACTTTTTGAATAGCGACAAATTCATCAGTCGTCTGGACAACAAGAACACGATGAATATCGACTTGACGGTGGACATTATTTCTTTCGGTTTTTACAGCGGGAAAGGATTTTGGACTGTAAACTTGGGAGCCCGCTCCATCATTAGTGCCTCCATCCCAAAGAGTATGTTCGAATTTGCCCGTTACGCTAATATTGATCCGGATTTAGACGACAGGCTCAACCTCGATTACGACATCCGGGATATGGAACTCCATGCGGATATTTTCACTGAAATAGGATTAGGATATTCCCGTCCCGTAACAAAAGACCTGACTGTCGGGGGACGCGTGAAAGTTTTAGTTGGATTAGGTAACCTAGATGCTAAAATTGATCAGATCACCGCAAAAATAAACACGGAAGATATTTTAAGTTATCAATCTTGGAAAGTAAAAACCAAAGGACGATTGGAAACTTCCATGAAAGGATTAGAATTTGGGTATAATTCAGATGGTGGATATATTGATGATATTGACTTTGATTCTCCCGGAGTATCCGGTTATGGATTCGGTATCGACTTAGGGGCAAGTTACAATTTTCTTGGTTGCATTAATGTATCGGCAGCCATCCTCGACCTAGGATTCATTAGTTGGACAAAATCATCAACCACGATTGCCACGACAGACAGCGAGCATGATTACGGTGATTTCACTAATTTCGATCCAGATAATTATGAAACTTACGAGGCTGGAGATGTGTTCGACTTCGACTTGATCCAATTCCAAACGGAAGAGAAAACCAAAAGCCGGAGTACCAGTCTTCGTTCAACCTTGAACCTCGGAGCAGAATATACCCTTTTGAATAACAAGCTCGGATTCGGTCTGTTGTCCTCTACTCAATTCACCCAGCCTAAAGCTTACTCCGAATTGACACTTTCAGCAAACTACCGTCCGAGAAACTGGTTCGGGGCAACATTAAGTTACTCTTTCTTACATAGTGACTTTGAAACGCTGGGAATAGGCTTGAAATTAGGCCCTGTTTTCATCGGTTCCGACTATTTGATGACCAAATCAGCAGGTGACGCCAACCGGGTAAATGCCTACTTAGGTGTTAGTGTTCCTCTTGGTAAAAAGAGATTAGACTATCGTAGATAA
- a CDS encoding LruC domain-containing protein — MKKVVYILSCISLFLSCSDKDVYKAPEADLNLLKPYEDMEVIVPEGYASIVKLYDDTLAICTYSTTISIPTFWASKLGRASENSPITIENVKNENNYYQGVLNTWQVVAFEDSREGDYDYNDLIIHVNWSIRENNYTISVQPVALGSSKKIKLGFEKMDGNISSVNEVIVAEDCRKELFEGRVGFINTFSGKEKVIINNGKYKYQKELAKQSNDLRCAVNWFIEVDGGTRLYAITNNPICLNQDGRPYGLIFTRIYDEYTYCNEKGERCGVDWFLYPQELVNISDIYDFDGYMKTGDISIFRTPKEGFYDAIGEGEPMGKEGLIYCPNSLYNVKL, encoded by the coding sequence ATGAAAAAGGTGGTGTATATTTTGAGTTGTATTTCATTGTTTTTATCATGTAGTGATAAAGACGTGTATAAAGCTCCGGAGGCAGATCTGAATCTGTTGAAACCATACGAGGATATGGAGGTCATCGTTCCGGAGGGGTATGCCTCGATTGTCAAGTTATATGATGATACCTTGGCAATTTGTACTTATTCAACAACAATTTCGATCCCTACTTTCTGGGCGTCTAAATTGGGTCGGGCATCTGAAAATAGTCCGATCACGATTGAAAATGTAAAGAATGAGAATAATTATTATCAAGGTGTGTTAAATACTTGGCAGGTCGTGGCTTTTGAGGATAGTCGGGAAGGAGATTATGACTATAATGATTTGATCATACACGTGAACTGGAGTATTCGGGAAAATAATTACACGATATCCGTTCAGCCAGTTGCTTTAGGATCTTCCAAGAAAATTAAGCTGGGATTCGAGAAAATGGATGGTAATATTTCGAGTGTGAACGAGGTAATCGTGGCCGAAGATTGTCGGAAAGAATTGTTTGAGGGGAGAGTGGGATTTATCAATACTTTTTCCGGCAAAGAAAAGGTGATTATTAATAATGGTAAATATAAATACCAGAAAGAGTTGGCGAAACAGAGTAATGATCTTAGATGTGCAGTGAATTGGTTCATTGAAGTAGATGGCGGGACAAGATTATATGCTATTACAAATAACCCGATATGTCTTAATCAGGATGGAAGACCTTACGGATTGATATTCACTAGAATCTATGATGAGTATACTTATTGTAACGAGAAAGGGGAGCGTTGTGGAGTTGACTGGTTTCTATATCCCCAAGAACTTGTGAATATATCTGATATTTATGATTTCGACGGCTATATGAAAACAGGAGATATTTCTATTTTCCGGACTCCCAAAGAAGGTTTTTATGACGCCATAGGGGAAGGGGAACCGATGGGAAAAGAGGGACTGATATATTGTCCGAATTCGTTGTATAACGTGAAACTATAA